The following proteins are co-located in the Candidatus Accumulibacter cognatus genome:
- the gshA gene encoding glutamate--cysteine ligase, producing the protein MVPRLMTAFSGPLLEIERRFLDAMPEIERWMRGQWQEHTPPFYGSVDLRNAGFKLAPVDMNLFPGGFNNLDATFLPLCVQAAMAAIDRICPNARKLLLIPEKHTRNLFYLQNVAQLAAILRLTGLDVRLGSWSPEIDRPTPVALPDGSSLLLEPLLRSRSRLGLEGFDPCAILLNNDLSAGIPPILQNLDGQFVLPPLHAGWALRRKSNHFAAYDEVAENFSRLVGIDPWRINPYFSVCSSVNFHERQGEDCLAANVDAVLGLIREKYQQYGIEETPYVVVKADAGTYGMGVMTVKDAAQVTGLNRRQRNKMSVIKEGLAVSQVIIQEGVHSYERVGSGSDEGVAEPVVYMIDRFVVGGFYRVHSGRGKDENLNAPGMHFEPLAFETSCSLPDHGQNPDAAPNRFYVYGVVARLAQLAASLELERTAPVEEQVACA; encoded by the coding sequence ATGGTTCCACGTCTCATGACTGCCTTCAGCGGACCCCTGCTGGAGATCGAGCGGCGTTTCCTCGACGCCATGCCGGAGATCGAGCGCTGGATGCGCGGGCAGTGGCAGGAGCACACGCCGCCATTTTATGGCTCGGTCGACCTGCGCAACGCAGGTTTCAAGCTGGCGCCGGTGGACATGAACCTGTTTCCCGGGGGCTTCAACAACCTCGACGCCACCTTCCTGCCGCTCTGTGTGCAGGCGGCGATGGCGGCGATCGACCGGATCTGCCCCAACGCCAGGAAGCTGCTGCTGATTCCCGAGAAGCACACGCGCAACCTCTTTTATTTGCAGAACGTCGCACAGCTCGCGGCGATCCTGCGACTGACCGGCCTCGACGTTCGCCTCGGCTCGTGGTCGCCGGAGATCGACCGGCCGACGCCGGTGGCGCTTCCCGACGGCAGCTCGCTGCTTCTCGAACCGCTGCTGCGCAGTCGCTCCCGGCTCGGCCTCGAGGGCTTCGACCCCTGCGCCATCCTGCTCAACAACGATCTCTCGGCGGGGATTCCGCCGATTCTGCAGAACCTCGACGGACAGTTTGTTCTGCCGCCGCTGCATGCGGGTTGGGCTTTGCGCCGCAAGTCGAACCACTTTGCAGCCTACGATGAGGTGGCGGAAAACTTCTCCAGGCTGGTCGGGATCGATCCGTGGCGGATCAACCCCTACTTTTCGGTCTGCAGCAGCGTCAATTTTCATGAGCGACAGGGCGAGGACTGTCTGGCTGCCAATGTCGATGCCGTGCTTGGTCTGATCCGCGAGAAATACCAGCAATACGGGATCGAAGAAACGCCTTACGTGGTCGTCAAGGCCGATGCCGGTACCTATGGCATGGGGGTGATGACGGTCAAGGACGCGGCCCAGGTGACCGGCCTCAACCGCAGGCAGCGCAACAAGATGTCGGTGATAAAGGAAGGTCTGGCGGTGTCGCAGGTGATCATCCAGGAAGGGGTGCATTCCTATGAGCGGGTCGGCAGCGGCAGCGACGAAGGCGTCGCCGAACCGGTGGTGTACATGATCGACCGCTTTGTCGTGGGCGGCTTCTACCGTGTCCATAGCGGGCGTGGCAAGGATGAGAATCTCAACGCGCCGGGCATGCACTTCGAACCGCTGGCCTTCGAGACCAGTTGCTCGCTGCCCGATCATGGCCAGAATCCCGATGCTGCGCCGAACCGCTTTTACGTCTACGGCGTGGTTGCCCGCCTGGCGCAGCTCGCGGCCTCGCTCGAACTCGAACGTACGGCACCGGTAGAGGAGCAAGTGGCATGCGCATAG
- the gshB gene encoding glutathione synthase has translation MRIAFIVDPLRSLKAYKDTSIAMMRAAQAAGHAVWTIQQEAIHWSPLHGVCAAAVHLEMLADDHDWFVEVDRHVVALRDFRAVVMRKDPPFDMEYVTTTWLLEGAEAEGARVFNRPRALRDHSEKLSIAEFARFSAPTLVARDATVIHSFIDYEHDTILKPLDGMGGTQIFRVRHDDPNRNVIVETLTRDGARTIMAQRYIPEIVDGDKRILIVGGEVVPYCLARIPKAGETRGNLAAGGTGVARELSARDREIACTLAPVLAARGLLLVGLDVIGDWLTEINVTSPTCMVEIAEQTGFDAAAMFIAALDRQCLAAS, from the coding sequence ATGCGCATAGCATTCATCGTAGACCCCCTGCGGTCGCTGAAGGCCTACAAGGATACCAGTATCGCAATGATGCGCGCTGCCCAGGCGGCGGGGCACGCGGTGTGGACGATCCAGCAGGAGGCGATTCACTGGTCGCCGCTGCACGGCGTCTGCGCTGCCGCGGTGCATCTGGAAATGCTCGCCGACGATCATGACTGGTTCGTCGAGGTCGACCGTCACGTCGTCGCCTTGCGTGATTTCCGCGCCGTCGTGATGCGCAAGGATCCACCTTTCGACATGGAGTACGTGACCACCACCTGGTTGCTCGAAGGTGCCGAGGCCGAGGGCGCACGCGTCTTCAACCGGCCGCGCGCCCTGCGCGACCATTCCGAGAAGTTGTCGATTGCCGAGTTCGCGCGCTTTTCGGCACCGACGCTGGTGGCGCGCGACGCGACGGTGATCCATTCGTTCATCGACTACGAACACGACACGATTCTCAAACCGCTCGACGGCATGGGCGGAACCCAGATTTTCCGCGTCCGTCATGACGACCCGAACCGCAATGTGATCGTCGAAACGCTGACCCGTGACGGTGCACGCACGATCATGGCGCAACGCTATATCCCCGAGATCGTCGATGGCGACAAGCGCATCCTGATCGTTGGCGGTGAAGTGGTTCCCTATTGCCTGGCGCGCATTCCCAAGGCCGGCGAAACCCGCGGCAACCTGGCCGCCGGCGGCACCGGCGTGGCCCGCGAACTGAGCGCTCGCGATCGGGAAATCGCCTGCACGCTGGCGCCGGTGTTGGCCGCTCGCGGCCTGTTGCTGGTCGGTCTCGATGTGATCGGCGATTGGCTGACCGAGATCAACGTCACCAGCCCGACCTGCATGGTCGAAATCGCCGAGCAGACCGGTTTTGACGCCGCCGCCATGTTCATTGCCGCGCTCGATCGCCAGTGCCTTGCTGCATCCTAA
- a CDS encoding FAD:protein FMN transferase: MTVSLLVRLLGLLLASVLMACERAPLHHQEAFVFGTRVEVLIAGLDETAARPAAAAVLREFDRLHRTYHAWKPSELSTLNEAIMAGRRQPVTPEMVGLITDAQYLTRLGERLFDPGIGRLISLWGFQSDELPATLPDPFALAAWRAAQPSILDLRIKGTFVSSDKREVALDFGGYLKGVALDRAAAILHAQGVHNALINIGGNVMALGSKNGQRWRVGIQHPRQPGPLATIELANGEAIGTSGDYQRFFEIDGHRYCHLLDPRSAQPALHTQSLSVLISPRTAAGTLSDMASKPLFIAGSDWPRLARALQVEQVLRVDAQGQVQVSSSLHGRLEYVGGRPRKLEVIP, encoded by the coding sequence ATGACCGTTAGCCTCCTGGTCCGCTTGCTCGGACTGCTTCTCGCCAGTGTCCTGATGGCCTGCGAGCGGGCGCCCTTGCATCATCAGGAGGCCTTCGTTTTCGGGACCCGCGTCGAAGTCCTGATCGCCGGCCTCGACGAAACGGCTGCGCGTCCGGCCGCGGCGGCCGTGCTGCGCGAGTTCGATCGCCTGCATCGCACCTACCATGCCTGGAAGCCTTCCGAACTAAGCACGCTGAACGAGGCCATCATGGCCGGCAGGCGGCAGCCGGTGACGCCGGAAATGGTCGGACTGATTACTGACGCGCAGTACCTGACGCGCCTTGGCGAACGCCTGTTCGACCCGGGAATAGGCCGTCTGATCAGTCTCTGGGGTTTCCAGTCCGACGAATTGCCGGCCACGCTACCCGATCCGTTCGCCCTGGCTGCCTGGCGGGCGGCTCAGCCGAGCATTCTCGACCTGCGCATCAAGGGTACTTTCGTCAGCAGCGACAAGCGCGAAGTGGCTCTCGATTTCGGCGGCTATCTCAAGGGTGTTGCGCTCGACCGCGCGGCGGCCATTCTGCACGCACAGGGGGTGCACAATGCATTGATCAACATCGGCGGCAATGTCATGGCGTTGGGGAGCAAGAATGGGCAGCGCTGGCGCGTTGGCATCCAGCATCCGCGCCAGCCCGGGCCACTGGCGACGATCGAACTGGCGAACGGTGAGGCGATCGGTACCTCGGGCGACTATCAGCGCTTCTTCGAGATCGACGGTCACCGTTACTGTCATCTGCTCGACCCGCGCAGTGCGCAGCCGGCGTTGCATACGCAGTCGCTGAGCGTACTGATTTCGCCGCGTACGGCAGCCGGAACGCTCAGCGACATGGCTTCCAAGCCGCTATTCATCGCCGGTAGCGATTGGCCACGTCTGGCGCGTGCGTTGCAGGTGGAGCAGGTGTTGCGGGTCGACGCACAAGGCCAGGTGCAGGTCAGCAGCTCCCTACACGGTAGGCTCGAATATGTCGGTGGCCGGCCGCGGAAGCTTGAGGTCATCCCTTGA
- a CDS encoding PTS fructose transporter subunit IIA has translation MIGILLITHGSFGESLIQNVCHVLNKRPPLIAQLGVAAQDDPLDILPLARLLLKEVDCGDGVLVMTDVFGATPGNLALKLLEPGHVEGVAGLSLPMLLRALTYREKRMETMLQKAISGAHDGVLKLPPPA, from the coding sequence ATGATCGGTATTCTCCTGATAACGCATGGCTCGTTTGGTGAAAGCCTGATCCAGAACGTTTGCCACGTGCTCAACAAACGTCCGCCTCTGATCGCACAGCTTGGCGTGGCAGCTCAGGACGATCCGCTCGACATTCTGCCGCTGGCGCGTCTGTTGCTGAAGGAAGTCGATTGTGGCGACGGTGTTCTGGTGATGACCGATGTTTTCGGTGCGACACCTGGCAACCTGGCGCTCAAACTGCTGGAGCCGGGTCATGTCGAGGGCGTTGCCGGTCTCAGTCTGCCGATGCTGCTGCGCGCTCTGACCTATCGCGAGAAGAGGATGGAAACCATGTTGCAGAAGGCGATCAGCGGGGCTCATGATGGCGTACTGAAACTGCCGCCGCCTGCCTAG
- a CDS encoding HPr family phosphocarrier protein has protein sequence MVRAETAIINKLGLHARASAKLTQLASRFASDVWMEKGARRINAKSIMGVMMLAAGMGSTVVVETDGVDEEAANEAILGLIAGRFGEAE, from the coding sequence ATGGTACGTGCTGAAACTGCAATCATCAACAAGCTGGGCCTGCATGCCCGTGCTTCGGCCAAGCTGACGCAACTTGCCAGCCGCTTTGCCAGCGACGTCTGGATGGAGAAAGGGGCGCGCCGCATCAATGCCAAAAGCATCATGGGTGTGATGATGCTGGCCGCAGGCATGGGTTCAACGGTGGTCGTCGAGACCGATGGCGTGGACGAAGAGGCGGCAAACGAGGCGATCCTCGGATTGATCGCTGGAAGGTTTGGCGAGGCGGAGTGA
- the ptsP gene encoding phosphoenolpyruvate--protein phosphotransferase — protein MSFTLHGLAVSGGIAIGQAHLMSHATLEVSHLVISPRLVDKEVARFEAALLRVREEFATLKGRLQHTSAEFGAFIDLHSMILADPELAEVPKQLIRERRCNAEWALVQQMEILVAQFESFDDPYLRERSYDVRQVVERVIKELVGQPGRMSLRTGKGIKEENLIVVAHDLSPADVIAYKEHHFAAFVTDVGGSTSHTAILARSLRIPAVLGLHNARQLIHDDEVLIVDGTRGVLIVNPDPRILEEYRLRKSQIELERIKLRRLKTAKSVTLDGVDIDLQANIELPGDVAAALDGGAEGIGLFRTEFIFLDRGDMPTEDEQFEAYRAVVKGMGGRPVTIRTFDLGSDKDLHPEKAQGERLQSNPALGLRAIRLSLAEPKMFQTQLRAILRASKFGKIKLLIPMLSQAHEIDQTLAAVERAKSSLRGERIPFDETIQVGAMIEIPAAALAVGLFLRRMHFLSIGTNDLIQYTLAIDRSDEEVAPLYDPLHPAVLMLLAHTIASAEKMYIPVSICGELAGDPTLTRLLLGMGLRQFSMHPAQILSVKQKIMQSNCAELAPIVRRLLRHEEPAKIREQLEKLNSCV, from the coding sequence ATGAGTTTTACCCTGCATGGTCTGGCGGTTTCCGGGGGCATCGCGATCGGGCAGGCACATCTGATGTCGCACGCGACCCTCGAGGTCTCGCATCTGGTCATCTCGCCGCGCCTGGTGGACAAGGAGGTGGCTCGCTTCGAGGCAGCGCTGCTGCGCGTGCGTGAGGAATTTGCGACCCTGAAGGGGCGCTTGCAGCATACTTCGGCCGAGTTCGGAGCATTCATCGACCTGCATTCGATGATCCTTGCCGATCCCGAACTGGCGGAAGTTCCCAAGCAGCTGATTCGCGAGCGTCGCTGCAATGCCGAATGGGCGCTGGTGCAGCAGATGGAGATTCTGGTTGCCCAGTTCGAAAGCTTTGACGACCCGTACCTGCGCGAGCGCAGCTACGACGTGCGCCAGGTCGTCGAGCGGGTGATCAAGGAACTGGTCGGCCAGCCGGGCCGGATGTCCTTGAGAACTGGCAAGGGTATCAAGGAAGAGAATCTGATCGTCGTCGCGCACGATCTCTCGCCAGCCGACGTGATTGCCTACAAGGAACATCATTTCGCGGCCTTTGTCACCGATGTCGGCGGCTCGACTTCGCACACCGCGATTCTCGCGCGCAGCCTGCGCATTCCGGCGGTGCTTGGCCTGCACAACGCCCGGCAACTGATTCATGACGACGAAGTGCTGATCGTCGATGGCACGCGTGGCGTCCTGATCGTTAACCCCGATCCGCGCATCCTGGAGGAATACCGACTCAGAAAGAGCCAGATCGAGCTCGAACGAATCAAGCTCAGACGGCTCAAGACGGCGAAGTCGGTGACCCTCGACGGTGTCGACATCGATCTGCAGGCCAACATCGAGTTACCCGGTGACGTGGCTGCCGCGCTCGACGGCGGTGCCGAAGGGATTGGCCTGTTTCGCACTGAGTTCATCTTTCTCGATCGCGGCGACATGCCGACCGAGGACGAGCAGTTCGAGGCCTATCGTGCGGTCGTCAAAGGCATGGGCGGTCGGCCGGTCACCATTCGCACCTTCGATCTCGGATCCGACAAGGATCTTCATCCGGAAAAGGCGCAGGGCGAGCGCCTGCAAAGCAATCCGGCGCTCGGGCTGCGCGCGATTCGCCTGTCACTGGCTGAGCCGAAGATGTTCCAGACGCAGTTGCGAGCCATCCTGCGCGCTTCAAAGTTCGGCAAGATCAAGCTCCTGATCCCGATGCTTTCGCAGGCGCATGAAATCGATCAGACATTGGCCGCGGTCGAGCGCGCCAAGTCGAGTCTGCGCGGCGAACGCATTCCCTTCGATGAGACGATCCAGGTCGGCGCGATGATCGAGATACCGGCCGCCGCGCTGGCTGTCGGCCTGTTTCTGCGGCGCATGCATTTTCTGTCGATCGGCACGAACGATCTGATCCAGTACACCCTGGCCATCGATCGCAGCGATGAAGAGGTCGCGCCGCTCTATGACCCCCTGCATCCGGCCGTGTTGATGCTGCTGGCGCATACCATTGCAAGCGCCGAAAAGATGTATATCCCGGTTTCGATCTGCGGCGAACTGGCCGGTGATCCGACCCTGACGCGGCTGCTGCTGGGGATGGGGCTGCGTCAGTTCTCGATGCATCCGGCACAGATCCTTTCGGTCAAGCAGAAAATCATGCAGAGCAATTGCGCCGAACTGGCGCCGATCGTTCGCCGCCTGTTGCGCCATGAAGAGCCGGCGAAGATTCGCGAGCAACTGGAGAAGCTCAACAGTTGCGTCTGA
- a CDS encoding homoserine O-acetyltransferase has protein sequence MSSEHSVGVVAPQRAQFNEPLRLQSGAELPGFELVFETYGTLNADHTNAVLVCHALSGSHHVAGHYADDPENVGWWDNLVGPDKPLDTRKFFVVGVNNLGGCYGSTGPLSINPESGKRYGADFPLVTVEDWVAAQARLADHLGVHTWAAVIGGSLGGMQALEWSLQFPDRIRHAMVIASAPKLSAQNIAFNEVARQAILSDPDFHGGYYADHGVVPTRGLRLARMVGHITYLSDTQMAEKFGRQLRHGEHKFSYDVDFEIESYLRYQGNKFAGFFDANTYLMMTKALDYFDPAYDYEGNLAAALARAKASFFVASFSTDWRFAPARSREIVFALLHNRRRVVYAEIDCGAGHDSFLLDDPHYHALLRAYLENIAV, from the coding sequence ATGTCATCTGAACATTCAGTCGGAGTCGTTGCGCCGCAGCGTGCGCAATTCAACGAGCCGCTGCGGCTGCAGAGTGGTGCCGAATTGCCGGGTTTCGAACTGGTTTTCGAAACCTATGGCACGCTCAACGCCGATCACACCAACGCCGTGCTGGTCTGCCATGCCCTTTCCGGTAGCCACCATGTCGCTGGCCACTATGCGGACGATCCGGAAAACGTCGGCTGGTGGGATAACCTCGTCGGTCCGGACAAACCACTCGACACCAGAAAATTCTTCGTGGTTGGGGTCAACAACCTCGGTGGTTGCTACGGGTCTACCGGACCATTGTCGATCAATCCGGAAAGCGGCAAGCGCTACGGTGCCGATTTTCCGCTGGTGACGGTCGAGGACTGGGTTGCGGCGCAGGCTCGCCTGGCCGACCATCTGGGCGTGCACACCTGGGCTGCGGTGATTGGCGGCAGCCTCGGCGGCATGCAGGCGCTCGAATGGTCACTGCAATTTCCCGATCGTATCCGCCATGCCATGGTGATTGCTTCGGCACCCAAGCTGTCGGCGCAGAACATCGCCTTCAACGAGGTGGCGCGGCAGGCCATCCTCTCCGATCCGGATTTTCATGGAGGTTACTACGCCGATCATGGTGTCGTCCCGACCAGGGGCCTGCGACTGGCGAGAATGGTCGGCCACATTACCTATCTGTCGGATACACAGATGGCCGAGAAATTCGGTCGTCAGTTGCGTCATGGCGAGCACAAGTTCAGTTATGACGTCGATTTCGAGATCGAGTCCTATCTGCGCTATCAGGGCAACAAGTTTGCCGGTTTCTTCGACGCCAACACCTATCTGATGATGACCAAGGCGCTCGACTACTTCGATCCCGCCTATGACTACGAGGGCAATCTGGCCGCTGCGCTGGCGCGCGCCAAGGCCAGCTTCTTTGTTGCCAGTTTTTCAACCGACTGGCGTTTCGCTCCGGCGCGTTCGCGTGAGATCGTCTTTGCGCTGCTGCACAATCGCCGGCGCGTCGTTTACGCGGAGATCGACTGCGGTGCCGGGCATGACTCGTTTCTGCTCGACGACCCCCACTATCACGCGCTGCTGCGTGCCTATCTGGAGAACATCGCCGTATGA
- the metW gene encoding methionine biosynthesis protein MetW: MTEHERRVRAEQRERFDFAVIANWIPPGERVLDLGCGDGRLLRYLNETRGVSGYGVEIDHESVLGCIRNGVDVIQMDIECGLSGFEDDSFEHVIISQALQTMRATERILTEMLRVAAEAVVSFPNFAYRANRAAISEGHMPVSEDLPYDWFDTPNVRFFTIVDFEDLCRRLDIEIRERLAFDEAGREVREDPNLNGSLAFYRLGRRS, encoded by the coding sequence ATGACCGAACATGAGCGGAGAGTCAGGGCCGAGCAGCGGGAGCGCTTCGACTTTGCAGTGATCGCCAACTGGATTCCGCCTGGCGAGCGCGTTCTCGACCTGGGGTGCGGTGACGGCAGATTGCTGCGCTACCTGAACGAAACTCGGGGTGTCAGTGGCTACGGCGTCGAAATCGACCACGAAAGCGTCCTTGGCTGTATCCGCAACGGGGTTGACGTGATCCAGATGGACATCGAGTGTGGACTTTCCGGTTTTGAGGACGACTCCTTCGAGCACGTGATCATCTCACAGGCGCTGCAGACGATGCGCGCCACCGAGCGCATCCTGACCGAGATGCTGCGCGTTGCGGCAGAAGCGGTGGTCAGCTTCCCCAATTTTGCCTACCGTGCCAACCGGGCAGCGATCAGCGAGGGGCATATGCCGGTTTCCGAAGACCTGCCCTATGACTGGTTCGATACCCCGAACGTGCGTTTTTTCACGATTGTTGACTTCGAGGATTTGTGTCGCCGGCTCGACATCGAGATTCGCGAACGTCTGGCTTTCGACGAAGCCGGACGCGAGGTCCGCGAAGATCCCAATCTCAACGGTAGTCTCGCCTTCTATCGCCTCGGACGAAGATCCTGA